A single region of the Neodiprion pinetum isolate iyNeoPine1 chromosome 5, iyNeoPine1.2, whole genome shotgun sequence genome encodes:
- the LOC124219311 gene encoding coiled-coil domain-containing protein 28A isoform X1, giving the protein MNIEGSGCGELQQLVQEEEGEEPPSRGAEVTPPSTPAKSNRQSKNDPQNVHISQQGLWENNTQTSPIISKESSGHATTSQGSMASGRAMNASNQTTNQSRLVYMNEKEKQKPNRPEPPRINRQHRAVVPCRHHCFLSEVPDVRRMEQALLHLLEDFHSGNLRAFGKDCSMEQMTEIREQQERLARLHFELGQRQETGTSVNGEQSGLRQSTANMRHLLHRLQQLSVCIEKLHSK; this is encoded by the exons ATGAACATCGAAGGCTCTGGCTGTGGAGAATTGCAGCAACTAGTCCAGGAGGAAGAGGGCGAGGAGCCTCCCAGCCGTGGCGCAGAGGTTACGCCTCCTTCGACTCCTGCCAAGTCGAATCGGCAGAGTAAAAACGATCCGCAGAATGTTCACATCTCG CAACAGGGGCTGTGGGAAAATAACACTCAGACGTCGCCGATAATAAGTAAGGAGAGTTCCGGCCATGCAACGACTAGTCAGGGATCGATGGCCTCTGGCAGGGCGATGAATGCGTCAAATCAGACCACGAATCAATCGAGGCTTGTCTACAtgaatgagaaagaaaagcAGAAGCCTAACCGTCCGGAACCACCGAGAATAAATAGGCAGCACAGAG CGGTCGTGCCATGCAGACACCATTGCTTTCTGTCAGAGGTACCGGATGTCAGGCGAATGGAACAGGCTCTCCTCCATCTGCTTGAAGATTTTCATAGTGGAAACTTGAGAGCTTTTG GCAAAGACTGCAGTATGGAGCAGATGACTGAGATAAGGGAGCAGCAGGAACGATTGGCTCGACTTCATTTTGAATTGGGTCAGAGACAAGAGACTGGGACTTCAGTCAACGGCGAGCAATCAGGCCTCAGGCAGTCCACAGCGAACATGCGGCACTTGCTTCATCGTTTGCAGCAGCTCAGCGTTTGCATAGAAAAATTACAcagcaaataa
- the LOC124219378 gene encoding vascular endothelial growth factor receptor 1-like, which produces MERIGSTWALSALAVSALFLGITARKPTMIPAKAEFLIQEGDDLIISCRGDGDIQFSFMDTPYHDLHWYYNIKFDENAGLHTFTRPNAVSKDTGWYACAYEGIEIKNDAQTIEHPDENITWIYVYVNSSSPFAQDALYDHSLIQFIGQKTGGSLVIPCRLNSPKKQSVYLRHYSRLNMRLSTQSFQYEPKIGFIKHNVSDSMSGTYLCHTSHRHHYSEANWYFPTMLTYEVLIGDLVEPMPPLIDKDEFRGLEWGQNHTFNCHSEDDVDELLRVEWKVPYTVPRERLRQIHNDEMQAAQLTLFNAQESDRGDYTCTKIKRYVKSSVTIHVEFHDPDVTYINVTASSGNGSFVTVAEKTTAIWNLSIDTYPKAYTVKWIGKDKLPIANSGKYLHTQSGTDNTFKIFHATIADIGVYTLRISTLNDTKDHNLELTVLAQPVVRIVNSVSYHTPGQPATFSCSATGSPLPNITWKYLEYPDFPSKTVSKYASVSEIRYETSRFFSFHILSHSTIRINATGDLTCRSCNVVGCSEAVEPIFVSDANGYFGVMDPGTVVEGDTINLTCGASAYNFTNNIAWEVNNSTEHERLSITNRTTKFTFQSILQISDVKKSDSGEYVCRAVNKDNHNTTAVSYELSVMDARVPSINDESTTNNTEIEIDLINDEHAKVRLTCFADGMPNPEVTWLKDGKPLIKHSEQYAISQNNSELYIKYFRGSADGGNYSCQAKNRVGTIERYMNIIITVEQSNYEIIWIGLVCVLSAILVALLIYTTLKVKRAKHLKKEFRRMALSELDQRPSEDSVNDEDELISNNQESPRDRLIGM; this is translated from the exons ATGGAACGTATCGGTTCTACCTGGGCTTTGAGCGCTTTGGCAGTATCAGCATTATTTCTGG GTATCACGGCCCGGAAACCAACTATGATTCCTGCAAAAGCTGAGTTCCTCATCCAAGAAGGAGATGATCTGATAATATCATGTCGGGGTGACGGCGATATTCAGTTTTCATTTATGGATACTCCGTATCAT GATCTACACTGGTATTACAATATCAAGTTTGACGAGAATGCTGGCCTGCATACTTTCACTCGTCCTAACGCAGTGTCGAAGGATACTGGATGGTACGCTTGCGCTTACGAGGGTATCGAAATAAAGAACGATGCACAAACTATCGAGCATCCTGACGAAAATATCACTTGGATTTACGTCTACGTGAATT CATCTAGCCCATTCGCGCAAGATGCACTCTACGACCATTCCTTAATTCAGTTCATTGGACAAAAGACCGGAGGATCATTGGTCATACCGTGTCGGCTGAATTCGCCCAAAAAGCAGTCGGTTTATTTAAGGCATTACAGCAGATTG AATATGAGGTTGTCAACTCAAAGTTTTCAATACGAGCCGAAAATTGGATTTATCAAACACAACGTTAGTGATTCGATGAGTGGCACGTACCTATGTCATACATCACACAGACATCACTACTCTGAAGCCAACTGGTATTTTCCCACAATGCTCACGTATGAAGTTTTAATAG GTGACCTTGTCGAACCAATGCCGCCACTCATTGACAAGGATGAATTTCGAGGCTTGGAGTGGGGACAAAATCATACTTTCAACTGTCATTCGGAAGATGATGTTGACGAATTATTGCGAGTAGAGTGGAAAGTTCCATATACGGTACCC AGAGAGAGGTTGCGCCAAATTCACAATGATGAAATGCAAGCAGCGCAATTGACATTATTTAATGCTCAAGAAAGCGATCGCGGGGATTACACATGTACCAAAATAAAACGATATGTAAAAAGTAGTGTAACGATACATGTGGAATTTCACG ATCCAGATGTTACGTACATCAATGTGACCGCGTCTAGTGGGAACGGATCTTTCGTGACTGTAGCTGAAAAAACAACGGCAATTTGGAATTTGTCGATCGACACATATCCCAAAGCATATACCGTTAAATG GATCGGCAAAGATAAACTGCCAATTGCCAACTCTGGCAAGTATTTGCACACTCAATCAGGAACGGACAatacttttaaaatatttcacgcaACAATCGCTGATATCGGTGTTTACACACTTCGTATCAGCACTCTAAACGACACCAAGGACCATAATCTCGAATTAACGGTTTTAG CTCAACCAGTCGTTCGTATTGTCAATTCTGTTTCCTATCACACACCAGGACAACCTGCCACATTTTCTTGTTCCGCAACAGGCTCACCATTGCCAAACATAACGTGGAAATATTTGGAATACCCTGATTTTCCGTCGAAAACCGTTTCCAAATACGCATCAGTTTCG GAAATTCGATACGAAACTTCTCGATTCTTCTCCTTCCACATCCTCTCACATTCAACCATAAGGATCAACGCAACAGGAGATCTGACGTGTAGAAGCTGCAACGTGGTTGGTTGCAGCGAAGCCGTTGAACCAATTTTCGTTTCTG ACGCAAACGGATATTTCGGGGTAATGGATCCAGGCACAGTTGTGGAAGGTGATACTATCAATTTAACGTGTGGCGCTTCCGCTTACAACTTCACGAATAATATTGCCTGGGAGGTAAACAACTCCACGGAACACG AAAGACTATCCATTACAAATCGAACGACAAAATTCACCTTCCAATCGATACTTCAAATTTCtgatgtgaaaaaatcggATTCTGGAGAATACGTTTGTAGAGCTGTGAATAAAGATAATCACAACACGACGGCGGTGTCGTACGAGTTGTCGGTAATGG ATGCGCGTGTTCCGTCAATCAATGACGAATCAACCACGAACAAcactgaaattgaaattgactTGATCAACGACGAACACGCCAAAGTGAGACTTACGTGCTTTGCCGATGGGATGCCAAATCCGGAAGTAACATGGCTGAAG GATGGCAAACCACTCATCAAACACAGCGAACAGTACgcaatttcacaaaataattcTGAGCTGTACATCAAATACTTTCGCGGTTCCGCAGATGGCGGAAATTACTCATGCCAAGCTAAAAATCGTGTCGGCACTATCGAGAgatatatgaatattataatcACAG TTGAACAGTCAAACTATGAAATAATATGGATCGGTTTGGTCTGCGTTCTGAGCGCAATACTCGTTGCACTGTTGATATATACGACGCTGAAAGTTAAACGAGCAAAG CATTTAAAAAAGGAATTCCGGAGGATGGCGCTGTCGGAACTTGATCAAAGGCCCTCTGAAGACTCTGTGAACGACGAAGATGAGCTAATATCCAATAATCAAGAATCCCCTCGAGATCGGCTCATTGGAATGTAA
- the LOC124219311 gene encoding uncharacterized protein isoform X3 has translation MNIEGSGCGELQQLVQEEEGEEPPSRGAEVTPPSTPAKSNRQSKNDPQNVHISQQGLWENNTQTSPIISKESSGHATTSQGSMASGRAMNASNQTTNQSRLVYMNEKEKQKPNRPEPPRINRQHRGKDCSMEQMTEIREQQERLARLHFELGQRQETGTSVNGEQSGLRQSTANMRHLLHRLQQLSVCIEKLHSK, from the exons ATGAACATCGAAGGCTCTGGCTGTGGAGAATTGCAGCAACTAGTCCAGGAGGAAGAGGGCGAGGAGCCTCCCAGCCGTGGCGCAGAGGTTACGCCTCCTTCGACTCCTGCCAAGTCGAATCGGCAGAGTAAAAACGATCCGCAGAATGTTCACATCTCG CAACAGGGGCTGTGGGAAAATAACACTCAGACGTCGCCGATAATAAGTAAGGAGAGTTCCGGCCATGCAACGACTAGTCAGGGATCGATGGCCTCTGGCAGGGCGATGAATGCGTCAAATCAGACCACGAATCAATCGAGGCTTGTCTACAtgaatgagaaagaaaagcAGAAGCCTAACCGTCCGGAACCACCGAGAATAAATAGGCAGCACAGAG GCAAAGACTGCAGTATGGAGCAGATGACTGAGATAAGGGAGCAGCAGGAACGATTGGCTCGACTTCATTTTGAATTGGGTCAGAGACAAGAGACTGGGACTTCAGTCAACGGCGAGCAATCAGGCCTCAGGCAGTCCACAGCGAACATGCGGCACTTGCTTCATCGTTTGCAGCAGCTCAGCGTTTGCATAGAAAAATTACAcagcaaataa
- the LOC124219311 gene encoding coiled-coil domain-containing protein 28A isoform X2: MNIEGSGCGELQQLVQEEEGEEPPSRGAEVTPPSTPAKSNRQSKNDPQNVHISQQGLWENNTQTSPIISKESSGHATTSQGSMASGRAMNASNQTTNQSRLVYMNEKEKQKPNRPEPPRINRQHREVPDVRRMEQALLHLLEDFHSGNLRAFGKDCSMEQMTEIREQQERLARLHFELGQRQETGTSVNGEQSGLRQSTANMRHLLHRLQQLSVCIEKLHSK, translated from the exons ATGAACATCGAAGGCTCTGGCTGTGGAGAATTGCAGCAACTAGTCCAGGAGGAAGAGGGCGAGGAGCCTCCCAGCCGTGGCGCAGAGGTTACGCCTCCTTCGACTCCTGCCAAGTCGAATCGGCAGAGTAAAAACGATCCGCAGAATGTTCACATCTCG CAACAGGGGCTGTGGGAAAATAACACTCAGACGTCGCCGATAATAAGTAAGGAGAGTTCCGGCCATGCAACGACTAGTCAGGGATCGATGGCCTCTGGCAGGGCGATGAATGCGTCAAATCAGACCACGAATCAATCGAGGCTTGTCTACAtgaatgagaaagaaaagcAGAAGCCTAACCGTCCGGAACCACCGAGAATAAATAGGCAGCACAGAG AGGTACCGGATGTCAGGCGAATGGAACAGGCTCTCCTCCATCTGCTTGAAGATTTTCATAGTGGAAACTTGAGAGCTTTTG GCAAAGACTGCAGTATGGAGCAGATGACTGAGATAAGGGAGCAGCAGGAACGATTGGCTCGACTTCATTTTGAATTGGGTCAGAGACAAGAGACTGGGACTTCAGTCAACGGCGAGCAATCAGGCCTCAGGCAGTCCACAGCGAACATGCGGCACTTGCTTCATCGTTTGCAGCAGCTCAGCGTTTGCATAGAAAAATTACAcagcaaataa